In Bradyrhizobium sp. 200, the sequence TCAACATGAGTTCTCGATCCCTGATCTTTCCGCGAGGCCTATCGCTCTCACTATCGGGAGTGGCCCTCTTGACCACGGCGCCGACCTGGGCCGCCGGCTCCAACATGCCTTGGGAGCAACCGCTCAATCAGATACTGCAATCGGTGGAAGGTCCGGTCGCCAAGATCATCGCCGTCATCATCATCGTCGTTACGGGGCTGACACTCGCGTTCGGCGATTCGTCCGGTGGTTTCCGCAGGCTGATCCAGATCGTGTTTGGCCTGTCGATCGCGTTCGCGGCCTCGAGTTTCTTCCTGTCGTTCTTCTCCTTCGGCGGCGGCGTGGTGATCTGATGGACGAAC encodes:
- a CDS encoding TrbC/VirB2 family protein; amino-acid sequence: MSSRSLIFPRGLSLSLSGVALLTTAPTWAAGSNMPWEQPLNQILQSVEGPVAKIIAVIIIVVTGLTLAFGDSSGGFRRLIQIVFGLSIAFAASSFFLSFFSFGGGVVI